From a single Oscillospiraceae bacterium genomic region:
- a CDS encoding phage major capsid protein produces MITTNTADVALKSYYLDVLRNQLNTTTNPFYNKIVTTSKNIIGHKVVRLAPYALNGGFGFSSDAGNLPKAGSNQYTHFETTTKDMYGVIEISDKAMKASRLNTNSFVDLLTQEMQGILEAAKFNYSRALFTDGTGVIATVVEAEGNQIQVDCVKYLIEGMIIDIIGSSTTSAKRITAINRAEKIIVLDSAVTASSGDKITVQNSYGKELTGLGAIFNSDTTQPLYGVNRSENYWMLPYMNENTGEISDLKIQTAIDYLEEHTGSKVDYISCSYDVRRSYLSYLELTRRNIDPMTLEGGFQAISFGGIPIVADRHCPDGTMDLLNSKSFAMHTLSDWDWLDDDGKILKQIAGKPAWTAVLAKYGELMCDHPGGQARLSGITA; encoded by the coding sequence ATGATTACTACCAACACAGCGGATGTTGCTTTAAAAAGCTATTATCTGGACGTTTTAAGAAACCAATTAAACACTACGACCAACCCCTTTTACAACAAAATTGTTACAACCTCTAAAAACATCATCGGTCATAAAGTGGTAAGACTTGCTCCCTATGCGTTAAACGGCGGATTCGGATTCTCCTCCGATGCCGGTAACCTTCCCAAAGCAGGTTCCAACCAGTACACTCATTTTGAGACTACCACCAAAGACATGTATGGTGTGATTGAAATTTCCGATAAAGCGATGAAAGCATCCCGCTTAAACACCAATTCCTTTGTGGACTTACTGACCCAGGAAATGCAGGGTATTTTGGAAGCGGCAAAATTCAATTATTCCAGAGCGTTATTTACCGACGGTACCGGTGTGATTGCTACCGTGGTGGAAGCAGAGGGCAATCAGATTCAGGTGGACTGTGTGAAATATTTAATCGAGGGTATGATTATTGATATCATCGGTTCTTCTACCACCTCGGCAAAACGTATTACCGCGATTAACCGAGCAGAAAAAATCATTGTGTTAGACAGTGCGGTAACCGCATCGTCAGGAGATAAAATCACCGTGCAGAATTCCTACGGCAAAGAACTGACCGGTCTGGGCGCTATTTTCAATTCTGACACTACTCAGCCCTTATACGGCGTGAACCGTAGCGAAAACTACTGGATGCTCCCCTATATGAATGAAAATACCGGCGAAATTTCCGATTTGAAAATTCAGACTGCTATTGACTATTTAGAGGAACATACCGGCAGCAAGGTAGACTATATTTCCTGTTCCTACGATGTGAGAAGAAGCTATCTTTCTTATCTGGAATTAACCAGAAGAAACATCGACCCCATGACTTTAGAAGGCGGGTTCCAGGCGATTTCCTTTGGCGGTATTCCCATTGTGGCAGACCGTCATTGTCCTGACGGCACTATGGACTTGTTAAACTCCAAGTCTTTCGCAATGCATACCTTATCCGACTGGGATTGGCTGGATGATGATGGCAAAATCTTAAAACAGATTGCCGGAAAACCTGCATGGACTGCAGTGTTAGCCAAATACGGCGAGCTGATGTGTGACCATCCGGGCGGTCAGGCAAGACTCAGCGGAATTACTGCATAA
- the serC gene encoding 3-phosphoserine/phosphohydroxythreonine transaminase, translated as MKRVYNFSAGPSALPEEVLKKAADEMLDMGGAGMSVMEMSHRSKDYQAIIDRAEELFRELMGIPEDYAVLFLQGGASSQFAMIPLNLMNKNGKGDYVITGQWAKKAYQEGAHYGDAYQVASSADKTFSYIPKLDKSMFRPDADFVHITLNNTIYGTKFNELPDVGDVPLIADISSCILSEKLDVTKFGMLYAGAQKNIGPAGLTVVIIRKDLIGNAKDICPIMFNYQTHLDSGSMYNTPPTYAIYICKLVLEWLKDLGGVEKIQELNYKKAKILYDYLDSSDFFTGTVVKEDRSIMNVPFLSPSDELNKKFIAEAKEAGFVNLAGHRSVGGMRASIYNAMPVEGVQALVDFMKKFEAENK; from the coding sequence ATGAAAAGAGTTTATAATTTCAGTGCAGGCCCCTCCGCCCTGCCTGAAGAAGTGTTAAAAAAAGCAGCAGATGAAATGCTGGACATGGGCGGTGCAGGTATGTCCGTAATGGAAATGAGCCACCGTTCCAAAGACTATCAGGCAATTATTGACCGTGCGGAAGAATTATTCCGTGAGCTGATGGGTATTCCTGAAGACTATGCAGTTTTATTCCTGCAGGGCGGCGCATCCTCACAGTTTGCCATGATTCCCTTGAACTTAATGAACAAAAACGGCAAAGGGGACTATGTGATCACCGGTCAGTGGGCAAAGAAAGCATATCAGGAAGGCGCACACTACGGCGACGCTTATCAAGTGGCATCCTCTGCAGATAAAACCTTTTCCTATATTCCCAAATTAGATAAATCCATGTTCCGTCCCGATGCGGATTTCGTACATATCACCTTAAACAACACCATCTACGGCACCAAGTTTAATGAGCTGCCCGATGTTGGTGATGTTCCCTTGATTGCAGATATTTCTTCCTGCATCTTATCCGAAAAACTGGACGTTACCAAATTCGGTATGCTCTATGCAGGTGCGCAGAAAAACATTGGTCCTGCAGGTCTTACGGTTGTGATTATCAGAAAAGACTTAATCGGTAACGCCAAAGATATCTGCCCCATTATGTTTAATTACCAGACTCACCTGGATTCCGGTTCTATGTATAACACTCCCCCCACCTATGCAATTTACATCTGTAAATTGGTGCTGGAATGGTTAAAAGACTTGGGCGGCGTGGAAAAAATTCAGGAGCTGAACTACAAAAAAGCAAAAATCTTGTATGATTATTTAGATTCTTCCGATTTCTTCACCGGCACTGTGGTAAAAGAAGACCGTTCCATTATGAACGTGCCTTTCCTCTCTCCCTCCGATGAACTGAACAAAAAATTCATTGCGGAAGCAAAAGAAGCAGGCTTTGTAAACTTAGCAGGTCACAGAAGTGTTGGCGGTATGCGTGCAAGTATCTATAATGCAATGCCTGTGGAAGGTGTGCAGGCACTGGTTGACTTTATGAAGAAATTCGAAGCAGAAAACAAATAG